The sequence below is a genomic window from Streptosporangium lutulentum.
CCGAATGCCTGGCGGCCGGCGCGGACCTGGTCCACGTCGTCACCCGCCCCGGCGACCAGATCATCCCCGCCTACATCGGCGGCCTGCGCCAGGCAGGGCTCCCCGTGAAGGCGACCCCCGAGGACCTGGCCCACGGGTACGGCAACGCCGCCCCGCTGCTGACCCTGGCTGAAGAGTTGGCCGACTGCGACCTGTTCATGGTCGCGTTCGGTGACGATGTCCTCCTCGGCGGCGCCCCCGGCACGGACCTGGCCGCCATGCGCGAGCAAGCCGGGAAGGGAGCGGATTTCGTCATTGCCGCTCAACTCATCGACCGCGCCGACATCAGCTCGTTCGGGATCGTCGACCTGACCGAACCCGGCGGGGACCGGGTCAGCGGGATCCGGCAGCGGCCCGCCCCGGCGACCGTCGACGAACCCCTCGCGCTGGTGTCGCGTCTGGTACTGCGCCCGTTCGTCCTTCACCAGCTCATCGCGCGCCCGGAGGCCCGCGGTGAGGTCGACCTCGGCCTTGCCGTCGGAGAACATGCCCATACCGGTGATGTACGTGTACGGAGACTTTCCGCGGACTGGGTTACCGTCGGAGAGCCCCGCCGTTACGCGGACGCGCTCACCCGTCACTGGCGCGACTACACCCCGCTACCGGCGCACTCGCGGGCAACGCCCTGATCACCCCCGCTGTGCCGTCTGGGAGGACAGCATGCTCGTCGACATCTACACCGACCGCAACAAGCACATCGGCGTCGAGGACAAGAAGGCCGCGCACGAGAGGGGGCTATGGCACCGCACGTTCTCCTGTTTGGTCGTCAGCCCCTCCACTCAGACCGTGCTGCTCCAGAAGAAGCAGCCGGGTCGCTACGTCTTCGACCGGCCTGACCACGCCGATTTCACCGTCGGCGGCCACTACGAAGCCGGTGAGAGCATCGCCGACGGCGTCCGGGAGATCCGGGAAGAACTCGGCCTCGACGTCGACTACAAGGAACTGCAGCCGCTGGGAATCCGCCAGACCGCCGTCGCCTTGGCCCCGAAATGGATCGAGCGTGAGTTCCAGTACTGGCACCTCCTGGCGCTGCCGCTCGGCCTGGAGGAGATCCCACTCGACGACGCCGAGGTTTCCGGGCTCGTACAGATCGGTCTCGATGACGCGATTGCGCTCGCGGCCGGCGACCGTAGCGAGGCCCCGGCCCGCTACCTGATCCGCTCAGGAGATGGCCGCGAATATCGGGACGCGACGCTGACCCGAGAAGACCTCGTGCCCGGTTACCTCGACGAGGACTCCGATCGGCTCTACCTGCGGCTGTTCATCGCCGCGCACCGCTACCTGCAAGGCGAGCGCGACCGCCTGTTCTGGTGACCATGGAAAGGACCGATCGCTGATGTCCTTTAGTACGGGCCGTTCGATCGCCGTTGTTCTCGGCACCCGACCAGAGATGATCAAACTGTCGGTGCTGATCGCTCTGCTCGGGGACCAAGCGCGCGTGATCCACACCGGCCAGCACTACGACCCAACGATGACGGGCGAGGCCGCTTCCAGCGTCCACCGCCCCCACCTGCAAATGAGAGTCGGTGGCCAGCACCGCGGCGTCCAGATCGGCGCCGCTACCGCCCAACTCACCCAGGCGTGGCACGACGACCCGCCCGCGGCGGTCATCGTGCAAGGTGACACCAACGCGGCCCTGGCCGGCGCCCTGGCCGCCAACGCCGTACAGGTCCCGCTCATCCACGTGGAGGCGGGACTGCGCAGCCACGACCGCGCGATGCCCGAAGAGCACAACCGCATCGTCATCGACCACCTCGCCGACCTGTGCTGCGCGGTGACGTCGCAGAATGTCGCGAACCTATGGGCCGAAGGCATCCCCGACAGCCGGATCGTGCTGACCGGCAACCCCATTGTGGAGGCAGTCCATCTGGCGGAGAGAGATCATGCCGCAGCGCTGCGCCTCACCGCTCCGTTGGGCGGCGGACCATACGCGGTGTCCACGCTGCACCGGCCGGAAAACGTTGATGATCCCGACCGGCTCCGCCGCATGCTGGCCAGCCTTGCCGCGCTTGACCTGCCGGTTCTGCTGGTGATTCACCCACGTACCCGGCAGCGAGTGCAGCAGTTCGGCCTCGGCGACCTCTTGGCCCAGTTGCACGTCGTCGATCCACTCAGCTACTCGGCGTTCCTCGCGGTCGCCGAACAAGCCTCCTTGTTGATCTCCGATTCAGGAGGGATCCAGGAGGAAGCCAGCATCCTGGGGGTTCGCCTGCTCGTGTTGCGCCGATCCACCGAACGCCCAGAAGCCCTGAACGCGGACTGCGCGTTGATTCCCCAACCCGAGCAGCTCCCCGTGTTCGCCCGGTCGATGGCCCAACTGGGTAAGCCAGCGATGGGCGTCACCCCGTTCGGGGACGGGCGGGCTTCCGCGCGCATTGCGGATCTCACCGAAATGCTTGCCATGAGCGCGCCCTGACAGACCTGTGCAACCCGGGCTGGGGCTGCGCCGATGACCGAGCCGGCCACCAGAGCGGTACAGAGATCTGCACGCCTCTTCATATCGACCGCCGCCCCGCGAATGCTGTGCTCGACCCCGTCGAATATGGCCGCGGTCATGGCACCGTCAGCCTGTACCGCACCGGCCTCATACCGCCTACCGCGCCGGTCGCGTGAACGCCCGTGCGGCCGGTACCGCGGCGTCCGCCCGAGGCTCGTAGCGCTCCAGCCGCTGGGTGCGGCGGATCAGGGCTCGCAGGTCCGCGAGGGTGCCGGAGATCGCGCCGTCGGCCCTGGCCTGGACGAGGACGTTGCCGATCGAGGTGGCCTCGACCGGCCCCGCGACCACGGGAAGGCCGCAGGCGTCCGCGGTGAGCGCGCAGAGCAGGGCGTTGCGCGACCCTCCGCCGACAATGTGGATCACGTCCACCTCCTGCCCGGTGAGCCGCTGGGCGTCCCGCAGGGCCGCCCGGTGAGCCAGCGCGAGGGAGTCCACCACGCAGCGGACGATCCGGGCCCGGGTCTCCGGGACCGGCTGGCCGGTGCGGCGGCAGAAGTCGGCGAGGCGTCCCGGCATGTCCCCCGGCGGGTGGAAGACCGGATCGTCGGCGTCCACCGTCGACCGGAACGGCGCCTCCTCGGCGGCCTGTGCCAGCAGTGCCTCCAGATCGACGCGCTCGCCCCCGGCCTCCCAGACCCGGATGCACTCCTGCAGGAGCCAGAGGCCGGTGACGTTGCGGAGGTAGCGGACGGTGTCGTCGATGCCGGCCTCGTTGGTGAAGTTGGCCCGCCGCCCCTCCTCGCTGATCATCGGCTGGTCCAGCTCGACGCCGACCAGTGACCACGTGCCGCAGGAGACGTAGGCGAACCGCTCGCCGTCGGCCGGGACCGCGGCCACGGCCGAGGCCGTGTCGTGCGAGCCGACCGCGATGACCGGGGTGCCCACCGGCAGCCCGGTCTCCGCCGCCGCCTCCGCCGTCAGCGGGCCGATCACCTCACCCGGCCGCCGCAGCGGCGCAAGGATCTTCGAGGCGGGACCGAGGCCGCCCGCCAGGACGGCGTCCCACTCGCGGGACGCGGCATTGAGGAGCTGGGTGGTGGAGGCGTTGGTCAGCTCCGCGCCGATCTCGCCGGTCAGCCAGTACGCGATCAGGTCGGGGATGAGCAGCATCGTCGTGGCCGAGGCCAGCCGGGGTTCGGCGGCCAGCTGGTGGATGGTGTTGAACGGCTGGCGCGCGATGCCGGTGCGGGCGTAGAGCTCCTCGAACGGGACCCGGCTGCCCGCCTTCTCGGTGCGGCCGTCCCGGTAGTGCACCGGGTTGCCGAGCAGCGCGCCGCGCTCGTCCAGCAGCCCGTAGTCCACCGCCCAGGAGTCGACCCCGATCCCGTCCACCGGGCCGGCGGCCCGCAGACCGTCCAGCACCCCCCGGTAGATCCGCAGGATGTCCCAGTACAGCGTGCCGCCCGCCCGTACGGGCACGTTCGCGAACCGGTGCACCTCGTGGAGGTCCAGCGTGCCGGGGCCCACCTCGGCGACGACGACCCGCCCGCTGGAGGCGCCCAGGTCGACGGCCGCGTACCGCCTCATCGCAGGAACGCCGCGGCCACACCCGCGTCCACCGGGATGTGCAGGCCCGTGGTCTGGGTGAGCTGGGTGAGCTGGAAGACGGCGGCGGCGATGTGCTCGGGCAGCACCTCGCGCTTGAGCAGGGTCCGCTGGGCGTAGAACTCGCCGAGCTTCTCCTCCTCCACGCCGTAGACGGCCGCCCGGTTGGCGCCCCAGCCGGAGGCGAAGATCCCGGATCCGCGGACCACGCCGTCGGGGTTGATCCCGTTGACCCGGATGCCGTGCCCGCCCAGCTCGGCGGCGAGCAGCCGGACCTGGTGCGCCTGGTCGGCCTTGGCCGCGCCGTAGGCGACGTTGTTCGGACCGGCGAAGACCGCGTTCTTGGACGAGATGTAGACGATCTCCCCGCCCAGCCCCTGCTCGATCATGACGCGGGCGGTCTCGCGGGAGACGAGGAACGACCCGCGGGCCATCACGTCGTGCTGCAGGTCCCAGTCGGCGAGCGTGGTCTCCAGCAGGGAGCGCGACAGCGACAGCCCGGCGTTGTTGACCACGAGGTCCACCCCGCCGAAGGCCAGCACCGCCTGCCGTACGGCCTCCGCGACCTGCTCCTCGGAGGTCACGTCCACCGCCACGGCGAGCGCCGTCTCGCCCAGCTCGGAGGCCACCTTCTCGGCCGCCGCGAAGTCCCGGTCGGCCACGACCACGCACGCGCCCTCGGCGGAGAGCCTGCGCACGGTCGCGGCGCCGATGCCGGATCCGCCGCCGGTCACGAACGCGATCCGGGTCGCCAGCGGCTTGGCCGGGGGCATCCGGCGGAGTTTGGCCTCCTCCAGGTCCCAGTACTCGATGCGGAACTTCTCCGACTCCTCGATCGGCGCGTAGGACGACACCGACTCGGCTCCGCGCATCACGTTGATCGCGTTGACGTAGAACTCGCCCGCGACCCGGGCGGTCTGCTTGTCCTTGCCGAAGGAGAACATGCCCACGCCGGGGACCAGCACGATCGCCGGGTCCGCGCCGCGCATCGCGGGCGAGCCGGGGACGGCGTGCCGGGCGTAGTAGGCCGCGTACTGCTCCCGGTACAGGGCGTGCAGCTCGCGCAGCCGTACGGTCACCTCCTCCAGCGGCGCGTCGCCGGGCAGGTCGAGGACCAGCGGCGCGACCTTGGTGCGCAGGAAGTGGTCGGGGCAGGAGGTGCCGAGCGCGGCCAGGCGGGGGTGCTCGGCGCGCGACAGGAAGTCCAGCACCTCGGCGGTGGCGGTGTAGTGGCCCACCTGCGGCAGGTCCGTCGAGGCCAGGCCGCGGATCAACGGGAACAGCGCGGCCGCCCGCTCCCGCCGTACGGTCTCCGGCAGCGCCTCGTGGATCACCGGGCCGAACGGGTCGGGCCTGCCGTGTTCGGCCAGGTAGGTCTCGGCGGTGCGGATGATGTCCAGGGAGTTGGCGGCGCACTCGGCCGAGGTGTCGCCCCAGGCGGTGATGCCGTGCCCACCGAGAACGCAGCCGATCGCCCGCGGGTTGGCCGCCTTGATCGCGGCGATGTCCAGGCCGAGCTGGAAGCCGGGCCGCCGCCACGGCACCCACACCACCCGGTCGCCGAAGATCCGCACCGTGAGCTCGGGGCCGTCGGCGGCCGTGGCGATCGCGATGCCCGCGTCGGGGTGGAGGTGGTCCACGTGCGCGGCGTCCACCAGGCCGTGCATCGCGGTGTCGATCGACGGGGCCGCACCGCCCCTGCCGTGCAGGCAGAAGTCGAACGCGGCGACCATCTCGTCCTCGCGCTCCACCCCCGGATACACCTCGGCGAGTGCCCGGAGCCGGTCCAGCCGCAGTACGGCCAGCCCGCCCTCGGTGAGCGTCCCGAGGTCTCCGCCCGAGCCCTTCACCCACATCAGCTCGGTGTCCGCCCCGGTCACCGGGTCGGGGGCCGAGCCCTTGGCCGAGGTGTTGCCCCCCGCGTAGTTCGTGTTACGCGGGTCCGAACCGAGAGCGCGCGACCGCTGGAGAAGCTCCTCAACAGCCGAATTCATGACATCTCCCACTCACTAGTTGCTTGCCTTCCACAGGCGCCGAGGAACGGCGCACTCCATCCCGCCGCGACCGGCCCCTACCTGAGACCGGGTGCCGGTGTCGGTGCCGCGTGAAACCCGGGCGCGGGCGGCCCGCACCCGGGACGCCGGATCCGGGCGACCCCGGTCCGGGTGATCCGAGCCCGGATCCACCGGGCCACGGGCGTCAGGCGCCCCAGCCGGCGGGGGCGCCGCCGACCCGCTCATCACGGACCCTCTCGAAATACCCCGACCGGCCATACGCCGCCATCGGATCGGGATCCACCCCCATCTCCTCCCGCACCTGCCCCAGCAACGGCCGCACATCGGTGTTGTACGCATCCATCACCACCGCGTTGGCCCCCAGCACATCCCCCGCCGCCTGCGCCACCGCCAACGCCGCCCGATCCACCAGCAACGCCTTCGCCGTGGCCTCCTGCACATTCATCACCGACCGGATCTGCCCCGCGATCTTCGGCTCGATGTTGTGACACTGATCCAACATGAACGCCACATTCGCCTCGGCGTCATACCCACCCCCGCCGATCACCTCGAACATGATCCGAAACAACTGGAACGGATCCGCCGCCCCCACCATCAGATCGTCATCGGCATAAAACCGCGAGTTGAAATCAAACCCACCCAGCTTGCCCTCCCGCAGCAAGAACGCCACGATGAACTCGATGTTGGTGCCCGGCGCGTGATGGCCGGTATCCACCACCACCTGCGCCTTGTCGCCCAACCGCAGGCAATGCGCGTACGCCGTGCCCCAGTCCGGCACATCACTGACATAAAACGCCGGCTCGAACAACTTGTACTCCAGCAAGAACCGCTGATGCGCCCCCAGCCGGGCATACACCCGCTCCAGCGCCTGCGCCAGCCGATCCTGCCGGGAGCGAATGTCGTCTTGCCCCGGATAGTTGGTGCCGTCGGAAAACCACAGCTTCAACGTCGCTGAGCCGGTGGCATCCATGATGTCCACGCACTCCAGCAGGTGATCGAGCGCCCGCGCCCGCACCTTCGGGTCCGGGTTGGTCACGCTGCCCAGCATGTAGGCGTCGTCTTGGAAGACGTTGGAGTTGATCGCCCCGATGCCCACTCCCAGCTCCGCCGCTCGCGCGGCCAGGTCGGCGTAGTCGGCCACCCGGTCCCACGGGATGTGCAACGCCACGGTGGGGGCCACCCCGGTGAAGCGGTGCACCTGCGCGGCGTCGGCGAGCTTCTCATACGGATCCCGGGGCACTCCGGCCTGGGCGAAGACCTTGAAGCGGGTGCCGGAGTCACCGAACGCCCAGGACGGTGTCTCGATGCGCTGCCGCCGCAGCAAATCCTTGATCATTGAAATCCCCCAACCCAGGCTGCACACGAACTTTGTATAAAACGTTTTAAAGGACCGATGACGAAGC
It includes:
- a CDS encoding NUDIX hydrolase, producing MLVDIYTDRNKHIGVEDKKAAHERGLWHRTFSCLVVSPSTQTVLLQKKQPGRYVFDRPDHADFTVGGHYEAGESIADGVREIREELGLDVDYKELQPLGIRQTAVALAPKWIEREFQYWHLLALPLGLEEIPLDDAEVSGLVQIGLDDAIALAAGDRSEAPARYLIRSGDGREYRDATLTREDLVPGYLDEDSDRLYLRLFIAAHRYLQGERDRLFW
- a CDS encoding rhamnulokinase, whose product is MRRYAAVDLGASSGRVVVAEVGPGTLDLHEVHRFANVPVRAGGTLYWDILRIYRGVLDGLRAAGPVDGIGVDSWAVDYGLLDERGALLGNPVHYRDGRTEKAGSRVPFEELYARTGIARQPFNTIHQLAAEPRLASATTMLLIPDLIAYWLTGEIGAELTNASTTQLLNAASREWDAVLAGGLGPASKILAPLRRPGEVIGPLTAEAAAETGLPVGTPVIAVGSHDTASAVAAVPADGERFAYVSCGTWSLVGVELDQPMISEEGRRANFTNEAGIDDTVRYLRNVTGLWLLQECIRVWEAGGERVDLEALLAQAAEEAPFRSTVDADDPVFHPPGDMPGRLADFCRRTGQPVPETRARIVRCVVDSLALAHRAALRDAQRLTGQEVDVIHIVGGGSRNALLCALTADACGLPVVAGPVEATSIGNVLVQARADGAISGTLADLRALIRRTQRLERYEPRADAAVPAARAFTRPAR
- a CDS encoding sugar phosphate nucleotidyltransferase, with the translated sequence MTRLPQRPSCPAVVTAAGHGTRFQPFSTWVPKEMLPIGSEPALGHVITECLAAGADLVHVVTRPGDQIIPAYIGGLRQAGLPVKATPEDLAHGYGNAAPLLTLAEELADCDLFMVAFGDDVLLGGAPGTDLAAMREQAGKGADFVIAAQLIDRADISSFGIVDLTEPGGDRVSGIRQRPAPATVDEPLALVSRLVLRPFVLHQLIARPEARGEVDLGLAVGEHAHTGDVRVRRLSADWVTVGEPRRYADALTRHWRDYTPLPAHSRATP
- the wecB gene encoding non-hydrolyzing UDP-N-acetylglucosamine 2-epimerase; amino-acid sequence: MSFSTGRSIAVVLGTRPEMIKLSVLIALLGDQARVIHTGQHYDPTMTGEAASSVHRPHLQMRVGGQHRGVQIGAATAQLTQAWHDDPPAAVIVQGDTNAALAGALAANAVQVPLIHVEAGLRSHDRAMPEEHNRIVIDHLADLCCAVTSQNVANLWAEGIPDSRIVLTGNPIVEAVHLAERDHAAALRLTAPLGGGPYAVSTLHRPENVDDPDRLRRMLASLAALDLPVLLVIHPRTRQRVQQFGLGDLLAQLHVVDPLSYSAFLAVAEQASLLISDSGGIQEEASILGVRLLVLRRSTERPEALNADCALIPQPEQLPVFARSMAQLGKPAMGVTPFGDGRASARIADLTEMLAMSAP
- a CDS encoding bifunctional aldolase/short-chain dehydrogenase, which encodes MNSAVEELLQRSRALGSDPRNTNYAGGNTSAKGSAPDPVTGADTELMWVKGSGGDLGTLTEGGLAVLRLDRLRALAEVYPGVEREDEMVAAFDFCLHGRGGAAPSIDTAMHGLVDAAHVDHLHPDAGIAIATAADGPELTVRIFGDRVVWVPWRRPGFQLGLDIAAIKAANPRAIGCVLGGHGITAWGDTSAECAANSLDIIRTAETYLAEHGRPDPFGPVIHEALPETVRRERAAALFPLIRGLASTDLPQVGHYTATAEVLDFLSRAEHPRLAALGTSCPDHFLRTKVAPLVLDLPGDAPLEEVTVRLRELHALYREQYAAYYARHAVPGSPAMRGADPAIVLVPGVGMFSFGKDKQTARVAGEFYVNAINVMRGAESVSSYAPIEESEKFRIEYWDLEEAKLRRMPPAKPLATRIAFVTGGGSGIGAATVRRLSAEGACVVVADRDFAAAEKVASELGETALAVAVDVTSEEQVAEAVRQAVLAFGGVDLVVNNAGLSLSRSLLETTLADWDLQHDVMARGSFLVSRETARVMIEQGLGGEIVYISSKNAVFAGPNNVAYGAAKADQAHQVRLLAAELGGHGIRVNGINPDGVVRGSGIFASGWGANRAAVYGVEEEKLGEFYAQRTLLKREVLPEHIAAAVFQLTQLTQTTGLHIPVDAGVAAAFLR
- the rhaI gene encoding L-rhamnose isomerase encodes the protein MIKDLLRRQRIETPSWAFGDSGTRFKVFAQAGVPRDPYEKLADAAQVHRFTGVAPTVALHIPWDRVADYADLAARAAELGVGIGAINSNVFQDDAYMLGSVTNPDPKVRARALDHLLECVDIMDATGSATLKLWFSDGTNYPGQDDIRSRQDRLAQALERVYARLGAHQRFLLEYKLFEPAFYVSDVPDWGTAYAHCLRLGDKAQVVVDTGHHAPGTNIEFIVAFLLREGKLGGFDFNSRFYADDDLMVGAADPFQLFRIMFEVIGGGGYDAEANVAFMLDQCHNIEPKIAGQIRSVMNVQEATAKALLVDRAALAVAQAAGDVLGANAVVMDAYNTDVRPLLGQVREEMGVDPDPMAAYGRSGYFERVRDERVGGAPAGWGA